TCGGTACCGGCGTTCCGTCCGCGGGTATGCTCGCATTCGGTTCCGGTGTTATTGCAATGCTGTTCGCAGCAAAACTCGCAGTAATCAGCCCGTTCCTTGTACCAATCGCAGGATTAGTCATTGCACTGATCGTCGGTCTCGTTCTTGGATGGATCTCTAACTCCGTTCTGAACATGAAGATCCCGGTCATGACCCGCAGTATCGCCGAGCTCGCAGCAGTCGGTTCCGTCGCCCTTATGGGCCTGACCGTTGTTGCAACCGGTCACGTCTCCTTCTCGGAGATCACTGCGTTCAACATCGACATCCTCGGCATCACCGTGAGCTTCTATGATGTGTCCTACATTGGTGCAGGCATCATTGCAGTCTCATTCATGCTTGGTGCAATCGCACTGCAGCACCCCTTCAACGCCTGCCTTGGTCCGGGCGAGAAGCAGGACAGAACCAACATGCTCGCTATTGAGTGTGGATTCCTTTCCATGATTGTCATGGCAGTCATTTCCTTTGCATTCGTTTCCCTCGTTGCAGCCTGGATCTCTCTTGTCATCGGACTCATCGGATGGTTCGTGTCCTATAAGAAGTACTTCGCCTTATCCAAGCGCGATGCAGCAGCATGGCTCGACGCAAAGCCGTTCAGCGATGCGGAGGAGTAAGCTTTAGGAGGAATCAAAAATGGGATATGTATTAGTATTACCTGAATTTGGCCTCGTAGCTGACCCTATCGCAGGCATTGTCACGACCGCAGGTATCTCTTACCAGCCGGTCATTGATCAGGTAGCTGAACTTGAAAAGATTGCAGACGATCTGGTTGGAATGCTCTCCGGAGAAGGAAACTTCCTCAACAGCTACCCCGGACGTGAGAAGACTCTCCTGTACGCAGGAACGGTTACCTCGCTCTGGTATGGTCTTGCTGTCGGACTGTTCATCGCCGGCCTGATTGCAATCGCGTTACTTGTTGGGATGTGAGATACATGGCAGATAAGAAATCACCAGCAAGCGGATGGCCGATTGTTCAGGGTGACTACCACACCGGTGACGCAAACAGCCCAGTCGCTGTTATCACCATGGGTTCCCACCTTGACGAGACGGCAATCTGCGCTGCAGGAGCTGCCCTCGCAGGATCCTGTAAGACCGAGAACCTCGGTATTGAAAAGATTGTCGCCAACATCATCTCAAATCCGAACATTCGTTTCGTTCTCCTCTGTGGTACTGAAGTGAAAGGTCACCTCAGTGGTCAGAGTATCGAGGCGATGCACAAGAACGGTGTTGACGGCGGTAAGATTGTCGGTTCCGGCGGAGCAATTCCGTTCCTCGAGAACCTGACGGCAGAACACATCAAGCGGTTCCAGGAACAGGTTGAGATCGTTAACATTATGGAGAGCGAAGACGTCGGTCAGATCTCTGCAAAGATTAACGAGCTTAAATCCAAAGATCCCGGAGCATTCGGTGCTGACCCGATCGTCATCCAGATTTCTGACGATGACGGCGGATCTTCCGGAGGCGCAGAAGCCGGCGAGGAAGAGCCTCTGACCGGTGAGATGGCACTCATCACTGCCCGCATGAAATATATCCAGATGATGGTTACCGACATCGGTTACCGCACCAGATTCTCTTCCGGTCTCTACGGAGGTAAGATTGAGGGTCTGATGATTGGTCTTATCGTGTCCTTCGTCATCCTCGGTGCTCTCTTCTATGGAGTGATGTAAAAATGGCAGGTTCAATTATCAGAATGGCTGCCATCGATAAGATGGTAGATGACATCAGATACAAGGGACAGATTCTTGCCCGTACCCACAAAGTCGAGTCCGCAATTATGGACTCCGGTCTTGTCGGATTTGGCGCAGGTCTTGTTCTTGCCCTTGTTATGATCCTTGTCCCGGTACTGGTGCTGATGCCCTGAGGTGAAGAAGAATGGCAGATAAGAAATCACCAGCAAGCGGATGGCCAATTGTCCAGGGTGACTACCACACGGGTGACGCAAACAGCCCTGTTGCTGTTATCACCATGGGTTCCCACCTCGACGAGACGGCAATCTGCGCTGCAGGAGCTGCCCTCGCAGGATCCTGTAAGACCGAAAACCTCGGTATTGAAAAGATTGTCGCCAACATCATCTCAAACCCGAACATTCGTTTCGTTCTCCTCTGCGGTACTGAAGTGAAAGGTCACCTCAGTGGTCAGAGTATCGATGCGATGCACAAAAACGGTGTTGAGGGCGGTAAGATTGTCGGTTCCGGCGGAGCAATTCCGTTCCTTGAGAACCTGACGGCAGAACACATTAAGCGGTTCCAGGAACAGGTTGAGATCGTTAACATTATGGAGAGCGAAGACATCGGTCAGATCTCTGCAAAGATTAACGAGCTCAAAGCAAAGGATCCCGGAGCATTCGATGCTGATCCGATCGTCATTCAGATCTCTGATGATGCAGGCGGAAGCGGTGCCGGTGCAACGGTTGCCAGTGCAAACCCGCAGTTCCTTGAGATTGAAAAGCGTCTTGACGCGATCGAGAAGAAGATCGAGTTTACGGACGCTGAAATCGCAATGCGTGTCGGAAGAAAAATCGGTCGTGACATCGGTATCCTCTACGGTCTCGTAGCAGGATGTATTGCCTTTATGGTAATTCTGATGTTACTCCCGCAGTTATTGATGTAATTTGAGGTGCCAATATGTTCAAGTTCGAAAAGGAACAGCAGGTCTTTGACTTTAACGGAACTAAGATTGGTGGACAGCCCGGAGAGTACCCGCGTGTTCTCGGCGCATCCATCTTCTACAACAAACACGAGTGTGTTCTTGATGATCACACCGGTAAGATCGACAAGGCGAAAGCAGAAGCACTCTGGAACCGCTGTCAGGAACTGACGGACGAGACCGGAAACCACTTCTTCCTTCAGATCATCGCCGAGCACGGAGAGGCATTCGAGTCCTACTTCCAGTGGTTCGACAGCATCGACAACAAGACTGCATTCCTGATGGACTCTTCTGCACCGGCAGCACTTGCCCATGCAACGAAGTACGTCACGGAAGTTGGTCTTGCAGACCGTGCAATCTACAACTCCATCAATGGATCCATTGCACCGGAGAACATCCAGGCACTTGCAGAGTCCGACGTTGACTCCGCAATTGTTCTTGCGTTCAACCCGGGAGACGGTTCTGTTGCAGGCCGTGAGAAAGTTCTTTCTGAGGGTGGTGTTGCAGGTCAGGCAAAGGGTATGATTCAGATCGCAGAAGAGTGCGGTATTAAACGCCCGATTCTCGACACTGCAGCAACTCCGCTCGGTCTCGGCTCTGCCGGTTCTTTCCGTGAGATTCTTGCATGCAAGGCAATCCACGGTCTGCCGACCGGTGGTGCATACCACAACATGACGGTGTCCTGGACCTGGCTGAAACGCTGGAGAAAGAATATCCACGAGCAGTACAAGGGTAAGGATGTCCTTGCAGAGCAGATGTTCCACCACCACTACGGTGGTATCGAGGGTATCCGCCAGATTGCCTGGTCATCGCCCGACATTGGCTGTAACATCATGGCAATGACCCTTGGTGCAGATCTTATCATGTTCGGTCCGATTGAGAACATGGAAGGTATCGCAACCGCAGCAGCATTCTCCGACATTGTCCTGTCCGAGGCCTTAAAGGAACTCGGCGGCGAAGTCGCAGACCACGAAGGCCCGCTGTACAAGCTGGTCTAAATCCGGATTGGAATATATCCGATGCCGCAGAGAATATCTGCGGCGCTATTTTTTTTATCGATTTTGTTCACTCCATCCTGCTTTGCTCTGCTCCGCCCACGGAAAGCACTGAACACACGGAAATTTTGCAGAAAAACATCACGGAGCAGACGTGAACACCACGGAATTCTCATTCAATACAATATTTCTGTGATGTTCACGTCTGCTCCGTGATGTTTTTTCCGTGACATTTCCGTGTGTTCAGTGCTTTCCGTGGGCGGAGCAGAACAAGCAGAACGTGGTGAACAACTCAGAGATAATTATCCAAAGCCGGTTCTATCAGAAGGCATACATAGTGTTAACACACAAAACTCTACATAATCATGCGAGTCAGCGAGGGAAATCTGACCCAACAGTACTACACGGATTATCTGACGATTCTTGCCGATGAGATGCTCTCTCACTCCACAGACGATGCCGTCCGCTTCGGAGTGCACGAAAACATTGTGTTTCGCAATCTGTTTCTGCACCGGATGAGTGTTGACGGCGGATTCCATGCGAGAGTACTTGCTGCCATTCTTCAGCAGCCTGACGACAGCCGTGTCCTGCTGGACCTTCTCCATGCTGCAGAAAATATCAGTGACGACGTTCTGCCGGTTCTGGACTGGCTGAAACAGGAGCATGCCTCTGCAGTGGAACACGGGGAGTCTTCCCGGAAACTTGCTCTGACTGCTTTGATCAGATCCTACATCTCAGGAACAAATCAGGCTGCAGAGATCATTGCCTCCTTTGGTGACACGCGTCCCGAGAGCTGGTGGCAGTTCAAAACCCGTGCCATCACCACCTCGGAAGTGCGCAATCCTGACATGTACTTCGGCGTCGGCCGCCGTCCGTTCTGGCACGAGTTTCCGCTCGACCGGTATGCGGCTGTTCGTGCAGGCGTTCCCTCGCTTCCTCCGCAGGACATCTACGACTGTGTGGTCTGCATTGCCGGAGCATGGTTCTCATCCCTGACCCGTGAAGAGATGATCACCTGGCTGAACATGCCCCAGCCCACCCTTGCCGAGTGGGATTCCCTCTGTTCTCCCCTGCTGGACTGCGAGACACCGGACGCGGCACTGTCCACCGCGAACTGGCTGTATGCCTCGGGAAACAATGAGCCTGCCCTTGATCTCTACGCAAATATCGCTCTCGCATTCCCCGGAACCCCTGCCGAGACAGTGTCGTTTGAACTGATCGGCACCATTCTCAGGCGTTCCGGAGACTTTGACAACGCATTTGAGGCATACAAAAATGCCTTCATGACCTCCCGTGGCGGTCCTGCATACCAGACTGCAATCGGCCTGAAAAATCTCTGCGAAGTCGGTGAGGATTTAGGCGAGGACATGAGCGAGTACTATACCCGTATTGCAGGTATCGCCGCAATGCTTCCGGTCACCGACAAACTGCGGCTGTATCTGGAACTCGCTGCATCGTGTCGCAGACGCCATGCCTATGAGGACGAGTATCATCATCTCGAACTGATCATCGGTGAAGAAGGCGGCGACGAGGAGCTTGTTGACACGGCAATGTCGCGTCTCTCAGAGATGAACTCGCATCTGACCGCCGACGGAAGACCGGACGCTCTCTCTCTCAAAGCATTCGATGACGAGATTGAGTCCTCTGTTGCTGCCACCCGCGGTACTGCCGCCTACTTTGGATTTGATCCCTCTTGTGCCCTTGACTGGTACTGCCGTTCCTCTTCACCTGAGATTTTGCCGCTTCAGTTTAAGGCAGCGGTTGCGGCAGGAGTTGACGCAACAGCATATGCGCAGACGTCTGCTGAAAAAACCGTTCTTCTTGCAGCAGCTGATGCACCATCCGCACTGATTGCCGGAGAACTGAACAAGTCAGTCACCAGTTCCTGGCAGAACGGTGCTGATATCTCTGCGGTTCTCGATCCGGTTCTCCCGCATCTCAACGCCGAAAAACGTTCAGCTGTTTTCGCGGATCTGACCAACAGATCTACCCGTGATGACGAGCGTGCCGTTGTCTGCTCTGCGGTATCGCGTGCACTGCTTACTGCGGGTTTTGCCGACGAAGCGCGTTCGATGCTTCGGGCAGCACTTCGTGCAAACCCTGGCCGTGAGACGCGGTCCCGCCTTTTTGCCGAGCTTGGATGGCTGGAGCACGAGTCTGGTCTCTACGCCGACTCGGTTGATGCCTGCCGGTCTGCACTGAAGATCAATGATCAGTTCCCTGCGGTATGGGCATGCATGGCACGTTCCCTCGTCTGCATGGAAAAGTATGATG
The nucleotide sequence above comes from Methanorbis furvi. Encoded proteins:
- the mtrC gene encoding tetrahydromethanopterin S-methyltransferase subunit MtrC, producing the protein MSVKVEASHDGIPHNKVMAMGLILALVSLYIAVAGAFAGYDYLAFFGGIAAVGALIWGNSTIKKLCSYGIGTGVPSAGMLAFGSGVIAMLFAAKLAVISPFLVPIAGLVIALIVGLVLGWISNSVLNMKIPVMTRSIAELAAVGSVALMGLTVVATGHVSFSEITAFNIDILGITVSFYDVSYIGAGIIAVSFMLGAIALQHPFNACLGPGEKQDRTNMLAIECGFLSMIVMAVISFAFVSLVAAWISLVIGLIGWFVSYKKYFALSKRDAAAWLDAKPFSDAEE
- the mtrB gene encoding tetrahydromethanopterin S-methyltransferase subunit MtrB, with amino-acid sequence MGYVLVLPEFGLVADPIAGIVTTAGISYQPVIDQVAELEKIADDLVGMLSGEGNFLNSYPGREKTLLYAGTVTSLWYGLAVGLFIAGLIAIALLVGM
- the mtrA gene encoding tetrahydromethanopterin S-methyltransferase subunit A: MADKKSPASGWPIVQGDYHTGDANSPVAVITMGSHLDETAICAAGAALAGSCKTENLGIEKIVANIISNPNIRFVLLCGTEVKGHLSGQSIEAMHKNGVDGGKIVGSGGAIPFLENLTAEHIKRFQEQVEIVNIMESEDVGQISAKINELKSKDPGAFGADPIVIQISDDDGGSSGGAEAGEEEPLTGEMALITARMKYIQMMVTDIGYRTRFSSGLYGGKIEGLMIGLIVSFVILGALFYGVM
- a CDS encoding tetrahydromethanopterin S-methyltransferase subunit F; the encoded protein is MAGSIIRMAAIDKMVDDIRYKGQILARTHKVESAIMDSGLVGFGAGLVLALVMILVPVLVLMP
- the mtrA gene encoding tetrahydromethanopterin S-methyltransferase subunit A: MADKKSPASGWPIVQGDYHTGDANSPVAVITMGSHLDETAICAAGAALAGSCKTENLGIEKIVANIISNPNIRFVLLCGTEVKGHLSGQSIDAMHKNGVEGGKIVGSGGAIPFLENLTAEHIKRFQEQVEIVNIMESEDIGQISAKINELKAKDPGAFDADPIVIQISDDAGGSGAGATVASANPQFLEIEKRLDAIEKKIEFTDAEIAMRVGRKIGRDIGILYGLVAGCIAFMVILMLLPQLLM
- the mtrH gene encoding tetrahydromethanopterin S-methyltransferase subunit H: MFKFEKEQQVFDFNGTKIGGQPGEYPRVLGASIFYNKHECVLDDHTGKIDKAKAEALWNRCQELTDETGNHFFLQIIAEHGEAFESYFQWFDSIDNKTAFLMDSSAPAALAHATKYVTEVGLADRAIYNSINGSIAPENIQALAESDVDSAIVLAFNPGDGSVAGREKVLSEGGVAGQAKGMIQIAEECGIKRPILDTAATPLGLGSAGSFREILACKAIHGLPTGGAYHNMTVSWTWLKRWRKNIHEQYKGKDVLAEQMFHHHYGGIEGIRQIAWSSPDIGCNIMAMTLGADLIMFGPIENMEGIATAAAFSDIVLSEALKELGGEVADHEGPLYKLV
- a CDS encoding tetratricopeptide repeat protein → MRVSEGNLTQQYYTDYLTILADEMLSHSTDDAVRFGVHENIVFRNLFLHRMSVDGGFHARVLAAILQQPDDSRVLLDLLHAAENISDDVLPVLDWLKQEHASAVEHGESSRKLALTALIRSYISGTNQAAEIIASFGDTRPESWWQFKTRAITTSEVRNPDMYFGVGRRPFWHEFPLDRYAAVRAGVPSLPPQDIYDCVVCIAGAWFSSLTREEMITWLNMPQPTLAEWDSLCSPLLDCETPDAALSTANWLYASGNNEPALDLYANIALAFPGTPAETVSFELIGTILRRSGDFDNAFEAYKNAFMTSRGGPAYQTAIGLKNLCEVGEDLGEDMSEYYTRIAGIAAMLPVTDKLRLYLELAASCRRRHAYEDEYHHLELIIGEEGGDEELVDTAMSRLSEMNSHLTADGRPDALSLKAFDDEIESSVAATRGTAAYFGFDPSCALDWYCRSSSPEILPLQFKAAVAAGVDATAYAQTSAEKTVLLAAADAPSALIAGELNKSVTSSWQNGADISAVLDPVLPHLNAEKRSAVFADLTNRSTRDDERAVVCSAVSRALLTAGFADEARSMLRAALRANPGRETRSRLFAELGWLEHESGLYADSVDACRSALKINDQFPAVWACMARSLVCMEKYDDALLAASRAVVQNPANESYQYLRSALQIVASSPVNPAADRLFILPEPGFLEAAAAEYMIQKTSSCPPGVWDAATLEDVASMRI